Genomic DNA from Spartobacteria bacterium:
CAGGCTAACGAGCAGATTGATGCCATCATTTCCATGAATGACAATATGTGCGCAGGTGCTTTGGAAGTGATCAAAAACGATGCAAATTATGACGACATCTTAAGCTATGGTGTTGACGGTACTGCTGAAGCCGTTTTGCTGATCAAAAATGGCAAAATGACCGCAACCTGTTTGCAGAATGCTTATGACCTCGCAGAAAAGAACATTCAGGTGGCACATGACCTTCTGACGGGCAAAATCAAACAGATTGACACAGATATTGATTGCCCGCTGATCACAATCGATAACGTGGACACCTATATTGAAGTTCACAGAAAATCTGGCGCTATTCAGTAAGAGCGTGATCTTATTTTAACAATAGAGGGGCAATGTAATTTGCCCCTCTCCTATCATTGATAGCCAGCTAATTAAGGGAGAAGAAAATGAAAGCTGTTGTACTGGAAAAAAAAGACGTCATAACCATTCGGGACATGCCTATTCAGGGGCAGATGACGGCGGACAGCGTACGCATTGCGATAAAAAATGTAGGAATTTGCGGTAGTGATGTTCACTATTTAACGCACGGCCGGATAGGACCGTTTGTCGTTGAACAACCAATGATCCTTGGTCACGAAGCGGGTGGCGTCGTCCTTGAAGTGGGCAAAAATGTGAAAGGGCTTTCTGTTGGAAACAAGGTTTGTATGGAACCTGGTATACCCAATGCAAAATCACGCCCTTCAAAAATCGGGATGTACAATCTTGATCCGGATGTACAGTTTTGGGCGACCCCACCAGTGCACGGTTGCCTTATTGAAGAGGTTATTCATCCGGCGGAATATACGTTTAAGTTACCGGACAATGTTTCACTGGCTGAAGGGGCCATGGTCGAACCGCTTGCCATCGGTTTACAGGCTGCGAAAAAAGCAGACATTACTCCCGGTGATGTGGCTGTTGTCATCGGAGCTGGCACCATTGGCATCATGTGCGCGATTTCTGCCATTGCGGGAGGATGCAGCCGGGTCTTTATTGCCGACATGAAAAAAGAGAAACTCGACATTGCCGGCAGTTATCCCGGCGTGACCCCCATCCTTGTATCTGAGACCGATCCGGTAGCTGCCGTTTTAGAAGCTACGCAAAATTGGGGTGCCGATATTGTCATCGAAGCGTCTGGTGCTGCTGCCGTTTTCAGTACTATAACCGACTACTGCTGTCCTGGCGGTACGATTGTTTCGGTTGGGATGCCTGTGGCTCCCGTGCCTGTCGATATGGTCATGCTTCAGTCAAAAGAACTCACCATAAAGTCAGTATTCAGATATGCAAATATGTATCCAAGAGCCATTGAGCTGATTGCCTCCGGCCAACTGAATGTTAAGCCGCTGATTAGCGAGGTTTATCCGTTTGAGAAATCCATTGAGGCTTTTGAAAGAGCAACTGAAATGCGTCCGACGGATGTAAAAATTCAAATTGAGCTGTAAAGTCGATCCGAACGAGTATGAGCGGATATTTATAGAAAACGGCGATGGTCGGCTCGCCTCTACAGGCGAGCGGCCGGAGAGAGAACAGATGGCCTTTCAATGGACGAGAGCCGCTTGATGTCCAAGGCGGGCGTCACGAAAAAGATTGTCATTAAAATGTTGCCACACACGATATGGTATTGTTTATTTGTGCACTTGTTCAGCTTGAAGGCGTGACTGTTGTAAATGACACGCTATCAAACACAAGCTAACGCTTAACTCACCTATTCGGCTACTTATCGCGCGGAATATGATGACTGTTTGACACTCATTTTTTAGAAGTTTTTGAGGAATATAGATGTCAAAAAATGTGACAATGCGTGAAGTCGCTGCTCATGCCGGTGTTTCCATCGCAACAGTATCTCACGTGATGAACAAAACTCGCCATGTGAATCAGCAAACACGCGAACTCGTTCTCAAATCCATTGATGAACTCGGCTACGCATTTCCGTTGCCACCTCCGGATACGCAAACGGCAAATGGTCTCATCGGCTTGATCATTGCAGATATTCGTGAGGATTATTATACCGAAATAGTAAAGGCAGCTGAAAGCACCGCACAGGAAAACGGATTTTCCATCATTTTATGCGATTCGGAAGATGATAAGGAAAAAGAGCATTTTTATCTGCGCATGCTTATCAATAAGAACGTTCAGGGCATTGTCCTGGCTCCGATTGATCAGACTGCACCACCTTTTTTGCTTGAAGAAAATGACATCCCTGTTGTTTTGATTGATCGCCGTTATGATAAGCAGACATATGACTTTATCGGGATTGATAATTTCGCTGCAGGTCGCGATGCGACGCTTCATTTGATGCTTGAGGGAGCCTCCCGTATCGGCTTTATCGGATATAACGATTCGGTCTATACGATTCATAAGAGAATTCTCGGTTATCGCGAAGCACTCAAACTATCTGGTGCAGAACACGAACCACACGTATTACGTCTCAAGTATCACACCGATCGAACCAGCGGTAAAATTGCTGACATGGTTCGTGAGCACCATTTAGATGGTCTCGTTTGTGGAACATCTCACGCGTGTTATGAGACTGTTACAGCTCTGAAAGAATGTGGCATTCCCATTTCAGATGATTTGAGGATTGTTACATTTGATGAAAACAAGTGGTTTGAATTTCTCTCTTTTCCGCTTTCCGTTGTCAGGCAGCCAACAACAGAGATCGGTACGCTCGCCGTTGAATTTGTTATCAACAAACTGCGAAACCCGCAGTTACTAAAACGGGAGCCCAGATCTGTTTTGCTGAACGCCGAAATTGTCAGGCGCTCATCAGACGACCATTCCGAGCTATAATGGCCTGTCGTCTAAAAATCTGATGGATTTATTCAATGTAATTGTCGCTCACTACGCGGGTGTTTATTCAGTGTCATTACTTACGGTGGTAAAGAAATGAATTTGAAGATCCAGCTCAACGGACTGATTATTGAGTTCTGCGGCCACAGCGGCCAGCTGCTCTGCGGCGGCGGCACTTTGCTGAGTTACTGCGTCGAGCTGACATAAGCCTTGATTTACCTGTCTTGCGGCATTCGCCTGCTCGATAGAATCTCTCGCTATATCATTAATGAGGCTGGCGGTACTTATGCTCC
This window encodes:
- a CDS encoding NAD(P)-dependent alcohol dehydrogenase produces the protein MKAVVLEKKDVITIRDMPIQGQMTADSVRIAIKNVGICGSDVHYLTHGRIGPFVVEQPMILGHEAGGVVLEVGKNVKGLSVGNKVCMEPGIPNAKSRPSKIGMYNLDPDVQFWATPPVHGCLIEEVIHPAEYTFKLPDNVSLAEGAMVEPLAIGLQAAKKADITPGDVAVVIGAGTIGIMCAISAIAGGCSRVFIADMKKEKLDIAGSYPGVTPILVSETDPVAAVLEATQNWGADIVIEASGAAAVFSTITDYCCPGGTIVSVGMPVAPVPVDMVMLQSKELTIKSVFRYANMYPRAIELIASGQLNVKPLISEVYPFEKSIEAFERATEMRPTDVKIQIEL
- a CDS encoding LacI family transcriptional regulator, with the protein product MSKNVTMREVAAHAGVSIATVSHVMNKTRHVNQQTRELVLKSIDELGYAFPLPPPDTQTANGLIGLIIADIREDYYTEIVKAAESTAQENGFSIILCDSEDDKEKEHFYLRMLINKNVQGIVLAPIDQTAPPFLLEENDIPVVLIDRRYDKQTYDFIGIDNFAAGRDATLHLMLEGASRIGFIGYNDSVYTIHKRILGYREALKLSGAEHEPHVLRLKYHTDRTSGKIADMVREHHLDGLVCGTSHACYETVTALKECGIPISDDLRIVTFDENKWFEFLSFPLSVVRQPTTEIGTLAVEFVINKLRNPQLLKREPRSVLLNAEIVRRSSDDHSEL